CCGATGGACAAGCCGGCCGGAAACCTCCTCGCGTTGATCCCCGTCGTACAGCGCGGCACCGTGCGGTTCGACTGGCTGCAGCAGACGGCCCGCACGAACAACGCGAAGATCGTCGCCCCGGGCGCGCTCAAGCCAACCTCGCAGTACGACATGGAGTCTCGCGGCGGCCGCCTCCGGGTCCTCGCGCACACGTCCTCTCCGTTCGACAAGTACCTACTCGCCGACTCGCCGTGGCTCGGCCAGTTCATCGGCAACGAGCTGCTGTACGGGCTGTACTCGGAGCTCGAGCGTCAGATCATCGCGGGCACCGGCGACGGCAGCGATGACGCCACCGAGCTGAAAGGACTGCTCGGCACGAGCGGAATCCGCCAGCAGGGGTTCGCCACCGACCGGATCGTCACCACCCGCAAGGCCGTGACGCAGCTCGAAAAGATCGGCGTCACATCACCGGCCGGCAGCTACTGGGTGATGAGCCCGGACGACTGGGAGGCACTCGAGCTTTCGCGCACCGCGGACGGCCACCTCGAGCTCGGCAGCCCCGTCAACGTCGCAGCGAAGCAGCTGTGGAGTCGACCCGTGGTCACCGTACCCGGACTCGAATTCGGCGCCGGTTTCCTCGTTGGCCCCGGGGCAACGCAGCTCAACACGGACCTGCAGGGCATCGAAACGCTGTGGTTCGCCCAGCACAACGACGACGCGTTCCGCAACCAGCTACGCGCACGCTGTGAGGGCCGTTTCGAGTTCGTCGTCCCGCTGCCCGGGCACATCGTGAATCTCGACCTCGTCGCAGGCTGATCGGTGGCTGTCGACACAGTCGGCGGTCAGGTCGGTGGCGTCGGTGTAGCCGACGCCATCGATTTCGACCTCGAGTTCCAGAAGATCGCCGACCGCCTCGCCGCGGACGAACGGAACCGGCTCAAGCCACCGCTCGTGCGCCTGTGGGACGGCGACTGGAACCTCCGCGGTATCTGTGCGCAGGAGAATTCGGCGTCGTTCCAGCTCGTCAACAACGAGACCGGCATCGGCACGATCGAGCTGCCCGAGGGCTACTACCTGTCGGACTGGCTCGTCGACGTCGAATCCCGAGGCACGACGAACGTGTTCATCACCGTCGACAAGGACGGGATGCGTTGGGCCGGAATGATGGAGGAGTTCGAGCTCCTCCACGACGACATCGGCAAGTCCGTCGTGAAGGTCACGTTCAAGCACGATTACCAGCACTTAAAGCACATTCTGTTCTGGAGCCTGCCTTGGCTCCCGGCGGAGGTCCAGCCCGGTTCGTGGATCGGGTTCGGCACCGCGAAACAGGTATGCAAGACAGCGCTTCTCGCGAACATCATGCGTCTCGAGTCGTCGGCGTTCATGCTGCCCGACAACCCGCTCGACGCATCGCAGTGGTTCAACTTCAACCAGTCCACCTGGTCGATGACCGTCAAGCCGACGCAACCCGGCGAGGTGGACAACTCGCTGATCGCGATCCTCGTCTCCCGATTCAAGACCGGGCACGAGGCGTGCCGGCGAATCGTCGACGACTCGCAGCTCACGTGGGTATGCCGGCGGTACCTCGAGGGCGATCCTCCGCCGTGGCCCGGTGCGAACCTCCGCCACGGCTGCCTGGTGTGGGATCTCGTCGACAAGTCCGGGTTCAACACTGGGACCGCTTTCCGCGGCGACATCTTCGGCGGCCTGATCCACGAGATCATGACCATCGGATCGGATGGCATCACCGAGAACGTCGAGACCATCGACGACCCGAACGTCCCCGGAGAACTGTTCCAGCCAGGATGGCGGGGCACAGTCCCACAGCTCCCGGGGTGCGTGTTCTACGAGTCGGAGCAGACCGGCACGTTCCGAACGTCGTTCAAGCACAAGCCCGCAACGGTCGTGCAGACGGTCGCAGGAGGGCACTCAGCACCGTACGTGAACGAGACCATCAAAGCGTTCATAGTCATGGCGGGAAACCTGACCGCCTCGATCCCAGGCATCCCGCCGATGGGCGAAGTAGCGGACGCATTCCTGTCCCCGATCTACACTGATGCGTTTTTCGCGTTCGGGGCCCACAAGAGTCCTCAACGCGCACAACGTCTTTCGACCAAAGGGTTCCACTACTTCGAGGACATGGCGCAAGGTGCCGACCGCGCCTACACCCTCAAGTACCTCATCGCGCAGCGCGCCGCGATGTACGAATCCCGCGAATCAACCAGGGCAACGCTCACCGTCACAGACGGAAACCCCTGGCGCGTCGGCGAAAAGGGATTCGGCGACTTCTCGATCGGCGACCGCGTCGGGTTCACCATCCGGGGCCCGAAATCGCTGTACGGAAAGATTTTCGTCGAGCAGGTTTCCGAGCTCACCCTCGCATGGGACCGCGGCACCACCCCGACGTGGCAGATCAAGATCGGCTCTCGCGAACCCGAGGATCCGATCCTCCGCGCATTCCAGGACCTGCAAGATTTCTTCGGAATGATCCAGGCCCTCGGCGTCGTCTAGTTGGCCGACGCAGGAACGCCAGAACGGCCCCGAGAGCAAATCTCGGGGCCGTTCTCCGTGACTTGCTAGTCCGGGTGGGAAGGACTCTGGCTCAGAGCGCCGAGGGACCATCCTGAAACCTCGGTGAGGCGGCCGCGCCAAGCCGCTACGCCGAGCTGTCTGCCGCCCTCATGCACGACGGCGTCGAGCAAATGTATGTATCCAGTGCGGGCGATTTTGGTCGAAAGGTCAGCCTTGTCGGTTCCGTCCGCCAACTGGCGGTAGTGCTCGACTTCGAGGCTCCAGATTGCGGCGAGATCGCCTTTCGACCAGGTCTCGTTTGCAGCGTCGAAGTACGCCGCGCCCGAGACCAGAGTTCCCGAAACGACTACACCGGAGACTGTCAGGGTGATGCCGACTTTGGCCTCACTGTTGAGGTTGAAGATGGCCACGATTCGTGTCAGGAGTTGGTCGCGGTCCTCGCGAAGCGGTGCCGGGGGTGCAGTGGTGGTTTCGGTGTCGTCCGTCATGGGTGTGGCTCCTCGGGGTGGAAGGTGTCCGCTCGGCCCGGACGCTACCCCGCGGGTCCGACACGGCATGGCCGCGTGAAGGGCCGTGCCCACACTTTGCCCACACTTGCCCACTATTGGGGGTAATCGTCGGGTATCGAGGTAGACGGGAATCCACTGCTCAGGGCAGGTCCGCGACTCTGAGCAGCGGGGCGTGGGAGAGTTCAAATCCCTCCGCTTCCGCCAAATGTTCGTTGTTCAAACCCGGTCCACC
The nucleotide sequence above comes from Rhodococcoides fascians A25f. Encoded proteins:
- a CDS encoding phage major capsid protein — encoded protein: MNLKQQYDAIRNRMKELRTIGRERDFTDAEMKEANDLFDQSERLEKEIEKNDEIADKLKSINADRDDEDSDDDGDDDDDDRHRIPLGGKSLKTGFLPAQGKSFDQLARRIAKQVQANGRKSIDVETITPVTLNTDPIPMDKPAGNLLALIPVVQRGTVRFDWLQQTARTNNAKIVAPGALKPTSQYDMESRGGRLRVLAHTSSPFDKYLLADSPWLGQFIGNELLYGLYSELERQIIAGTGDGSDDATELKGLLGTSGIRQQGFATDRIVTTRKAVTQLEKIGVTSPAGSYWVMSPDDWEALELSRTADGHLELGSPVNVAAKQLWSRPVVTVPGLEFGAGFLVGPGATQLNTDLQGIETLWFAQHNDDAFRNQLRARCEGRFEFVVPLPGHIVNLDLVAG
- a CDS encoding Gp37-like protein — translated: MAVDTVGGQVGGVGVADAIDFDLEFQKIADRLAADERNRLKPPLVRLWDGDWNLRGICAQENSASFQLVNNETGIGTIELPEGYYLSDWLVDVESRGTTNVFITVDKDGMRWAGMMEEFELLHDDIGKSVVKVTFKHDYQHLKHILFWSLPWLPAEVQPGSWIGFGTAKQVCKTALLANIMRLESSAFMLPDNPLDASQWFNFNQSTWSMTVKPTQPGEVDNSLIAILVSRFKTGHEACRRIVDDSQLTWVCRRYLEGDPPPWPGANLRHGCLVWDLVDKSGFNTGTAFRGDIFGGLIHEIMTIGSDGITENVETIDDPNVPGELFQPGWRGTVPQLPGCVFYESEQTGTFRTSFKHKPATVVQTVAGGHSAPYVNETIKAFIVMAGNLTASIPGIPPMGEVADAFLSPIYTDAFFAFGAHKSPQRAQRLSTKGFHYFEDMAQGADRAYTLKYLIAQRAAMYESRESTRATLTVTDGNPWRVGEKGFGDFSIGDRVGFTIRGPKSLYGKIFVEQVSELTLAWDRGTTPTWQIKIGSREPEDPILRAFQDLQDFFGMIQALGVV